The sequence CTGACCGCTCACGAAATCGGTCACAACCTGAATGCGAACCACGTAAACTCGGCCCAGGGCAGCGACTGTACCAGTTCGATCATGAACCCGAATATTTCGCCCAGCCAAAACTTCTGTCAGTTCTCGCGCGATGAGATTACCGACCACGCGATCGCAGAGAGCGGCTGTCTCACGAGTTTGACTCAACCCGGATGCACTTATTCACTTTCGCAAACGACGCAGAATCCTCCTGCGGGTGGCGGCAGCAACAGTGTCGACATCACGACTCAGCCGGGATGCAATTGGGCAGTCGCCGAGGGCGAAAGCTGGTTGACCGTGACGGGCGGCTCGAGTGGTACCGGCAGCGGGACGGTGACTTACTCAGTCACCTCAAACAGTATCTGCGGTGCGAGGTCCGGGCAGGTTAGCATTGGGGGGCAACTTCTCACCGTCAACCAGGCGGGCAACCCCAACTTCCTACTTGATCCGGCCACGGCTACTCCGATCTCGCCCTTCCAAGCGGTAAGCGGCGATCTCTCGTCGCCAGACTGCCCGACCGGACTAGCGGGCCGGGCGAACGCTTTCATGGACCGGTACAAATTCACCGGCATGGCGGGGCAAAAGGTTCGGATTGATATGAATGCCACCGCGCCCCAGCCGAACGGGCTGGATACGTATCTGTATTTGTTCGGCCCCGATGGATCTCTGGTTGATGAAAACGACGACATAGTGCTCGGCAGTCAAACGGATTCACGCATACCTTGTCCTAACGACGGTTGCGGGCCTAATTTCCGAACGTTGACTCAGACCGGCACGTACATAATCGTCGCCACTTCGTTCGGAAGCGGCGACACTGGCGGATACACCCTGACGCTTACGTCCGAACCTTTGCTGTTGACGGCGCAAGTCACAGACACAGTCGGCACCGGCGCCGCACTGAACTCAGTGACTTTTGCCCGAACTTCAAACGCGACCAATACGGCGTTCAGCATCACCGATCCGTACAACTTCAGTTCTGATGACATAACGCGTCTTATTCTCTTCACTTCAGACCTCGGTCTGATTTCACAGCAAAATCCCGATCCAAGTGTGGTGACGGTAAGAGCCGGAGGCACGGAATTGGTGGTTGAGAACGTTGGCCCCTTCTCGTTCCCCGGACTGAGTGGTTCGTATGTGGTGGTGGCGTTGAAACGTCGCGACGGACAACCAATGCTGACCGGCAGTCTGGCGTTTACTGTCACGGCCGCCAACGGCACGCTGACCAGCAACGCCGTGACGCTTACCATCGCGCCTTAGCCCGTTCAGCAAAGCTGTCTAAGCATAAAAGCCCGGGACGTCAGCCCCGGGCTTTTACTTTTCGCGCACTCCGCGCGCCGTTGATTCCTCTAAGCCTCAATTCGCGAAACGGTTGCGATACTCAGTTGAATCAAGGAACGCCTTGACCATCTCAGCGGCGACAAAGTTACCGTTAAACTGGTTGAGTTTATCGAGCCAGAATTTCCAACCCTCGAAATTGGTGTTCGGAGCGTCATCAGGATTTCGTCGCAGATAACCGTAGTATTGCATCAGGACGAACGCGCGATTCTTCTCGGCGTTACTTAGATCGGCGTCTTCGGCCACTGCCCGCACGACCGCCGCTCGCCGCGCGGGATCGTTGGGGTTTGGAGTAAGAGAAGAAATCAGTTGGCTGCGCTCGGCAGCCGAGAGCACCAGGCCCGCCCTTTGATCGAGTTGCGTCACAAACTGATCGGCGGTCATGCCCGCCGGATAATCAGTGGTGAATCTGGCCCGCTGCACAAAGGCCAGGGCAAAGGCCTGCTTGTTGGCTTCCAACTGAGCCTGCCAGTTGCCGACGTTTACCTGGACGCCCTGCGAAATTAACTGGGAGTCCGGCACCAACTCCTGACGGCGGATGATGGGGACCGTCCCGGCAACGCCGGGCGACGTAGTATCACCATAGGACGCTTTGTACATGCGGTAGACCAGATAGCCGGTTTCTTGAAACTCGATAGACTGGAAGAACGCGGCGGAAACGTTGATGTGTTTCACCTGATTACATCCAGCATCGATGCCGCACGAATATATTTCGTCGCTCCAAAACTGAAGACCACTCAGGTCCGGTTCACGGTTGAGAAAATCAAGATAGTGTTGGCGCACAAAAAACCGGTTGTCGCCTATGCGATTCCCCGTCCAGCCGAGGTCGCGAAACATCGAATATGTCAGGTCCCAGATCGGGACGACGCTGTGATTGAGATCGCCGGCAATGTTCGGTTCCATCAATTGGTTGGGCAGCAGGCTCGAATCCCAGTGAGAGACTGACGAGCCGCCCTCGACCGGATTCGGTGCGAACATCAAGGGACGCCGGTTCGCGTCAGTGCCTGCTAACGCGGATGTGTCCGCGAACAGGGTTGCGTTGACGCCGGCGCTAAGCTGACCTTTGATCGTACTGCCGTCGATCAATGTGATCGAAAGTGTGGGGATGACAATCGTGTTGTCCGTGCCGCCCATACCCGGCGGCGTCGCGGCTGATACGTTGTCAGCGATGATCACAGCCGTCGCACCGGCGTTTTGCGCGTTCTTTGTCTTGACGACAAAGTTGCAGTTGCCGCGATCGATCAGCGCAATCCTTCCCGAAATTGCATTAGTAATTGGAGCACACGCGTCGTTCGGGATTGTTTGCACGACATCCCCGGTCGTTCCCGCCGGGGATGGGGCCGGTCCAAAGCTGGCCGTGCCCACCTGATAATTGCCGGCGATTGCGGCCGGAGAATTGACTCGCAGTCGAGGTGTTCCAGACAAGACATTCGGAACGTCCGACACCACCCGTGGCCCAACCCACACCAGGTTTCCAGTATTGATGGTTGAGGCTACGCGTTCCGCGTCGGTCATCTGCGGCCAGGCCTTGGCTGAGGCGTTATCACATAGATACCGATCATAGATGCTTGGGAAGCGGCCACCTGTGTCACTGCCGGCCTGCAACCCTGTTTCTTTGTTCGTAAACGTTTGAAACCCGAGACCGTGAGAAAACTCGTGCAGCAGCACGCTGACGAGGTCGATTCCGTTCGCGCCGTGATTGTTATCGAGACCGTAGTA is a genomic window of Pyrinomonadaceae bacterium containing:
- a CDS encoding PA domain-containing protein, encoding MPYLIKKLPAFALALILTLFVSGEASAQANIVILNGDAAGAGFNDATPATPVGGNNGTTVGQQRLIAFQFAANIWGATLNSSPTITIRGTWTALGCTANSGTLGSAGNSGSIFRNFAGAEPGFWYGNALANAISGIDRNGSTHEINAQFNVNLGTPGCLETAHWYYGLDNNHGANGIDLVSVLLHEFSHGLGFQTFTNKETGLQAGSDTGGRFPSIYDRYLCDNASAKAWPQMTDAERVASTINTGNLVWVGPRVVSDVPNVLSGTPRLRVNSPAAIAGNYQVGTASFGPAPSPAGTTGDVVQTIPNDACAPITNAISGRIALIDRGNCNFVVKTKNAQNAGATAVIIADNVSAATPPGMGGTDNTIVIPTLSITLIDGSTIKGQLSAGVNATLFADTSALAGTDANRRPLMFAPNPVEGGSSVSHWDSSLLPNQLMEPNIAGDLNHSVVPIWDLTYSMFRDLGWTGNRIGDNRFFVRQHYLDFLNREPDLSGLQFWSDEIYSCGIDAGCNQVKHINVSAAFFQSIEFQETGYLVYRMYKASYGDTTSPGVAGTVPIIRRQELVPDSQLISQGVQVNVGNWQAQLEANKQAFALAFVQRARFTTDYPAGMTADQFVTQLDQRAGLVLSAAERSQLISSLTPNPNDPARRAAVVRAVAEDADLSNAEKNRAFVLMQYYGYLRRNPDDAPNTNFEGWKFWLDKLNQFNGNFVAAEMVKAFLDSTEYRNRFAN
- a CDS encoding M12 family metallo-peptidase — protein: MIPVNSFRHQHARMRVALVALVLMGIVAALAFSSRDVLSQGESQRRDLDRVFRQHDRLSLDPGQVARQVKQTRSLTLTTSRGTFEMTLEPYDIRTPGYVAEAWGDNGSVRVLERAPVRTYKGTVQGLPGAQARMTIDEGTVEGLIVTPRELFFLEPSKRFSGSAAKTDFVFYAASDVKQSAGECGMTMKEQVEQHSANVSSQSKATGPKPEAVFGPALQIDIATEADFEYFSKNEFQVAPNPQTAVIDKIVSIMNQVDGIYNVQMGLKFLVMHTRVWTTVNDPYQSPVPPATTIDASAALNDFRLQYAANAPPQAAGRDAAHLFMGRDFIGSTIGIAYLGSLDCSSSAFAYGISQHLEGVNANLAGLTAHEIGHNLNANHVNSAQGSDCTSSIMNPNISPSQNFCQFSRDEITDHAIAESGCLTSLTQPGCTYSLSQTTQNPPAGGGSNSVDITTQPGCNWAVAEGESWLTVTGGSSGTGSGTVTYSVTSNSICGARSGQVSIGGQLLTVNQAGNPNFLLDPATATPISPFQAVSGDLSSPDCPTGLAGRANAFMDRYKFTGMAGQKVRIDMNATAPQPNGLDTYLYLFGPDGSLVDENDDIVLGSQTDSRIPCPNDGCGPNFRTLTQTGTYIIVATSFGSGDTGGYTLTLTSEPLLLTAQVTDTVGTGAALNSVTFARTSNATNTAFSITDPYNFSSDDITRLILFTSDLGLISQQNPDPSVVTVRAGGTELVVENVGPFSFPGLSGSYVVVALKRRDGQPMLTGSLAFTVTAANGTLTSNAVTLTIAP